One Solanum lycopersicum chromosome 4, SLM_r2.1 DNA window includes the following coding sequences:
- the LOC544081 gene encoding histone H4, producing MSGRGKGGKGLGKGGAKRHRKVLRDNIQGITKPAIRRLARRGGVKRISGLIYEETRGVLKIFLENVIRDSVTYTEHARRKTVTAMDVVYALKRQGRTLYGFGG from the coding sequence atgtCTGGCCGTGGAAAGGGTGGCAAGGGATTAGGAAAGGGTGGAGCAAAACGTCATCGTAAGGTGCTTCGTGACAACATCCAGGGTATCACCAAGCCTGCTATTAGGAGGTTGGCAAGAAGAGGTGGAGTGAAGAGAATCAGTGGGTTGATTTATGAAGAGACAAGAGGTGTTCTTAAGATCTTTTTGGAGAACGTGATTCGTGATTCTGTTACCTACACAGAACATGCTAGGAGGAAGACTGTTACTGCTATGGATGTTGTTTATGCTTTGAAGAGACAAGGAAGAACTCTCTATGGGTTCGGTGGTTAA